GACCATCACCTTCGCCGCCTTCGACTGGCTGATGAGCCTCACCCCGCTGTGGCAGTCCACCATCTTCGGCGCCTACTACTTCGCCGGCAGCTTCCTGGCCGCCTTCTGCGTGCTCGCGCTGGCCACGGTGCGGGCCCAGGGCAAGGACCTGTACGGCAGCCTGGTGAAGACGCCGCACTACCACAACCTGGGCAAGCTCATCTTCGCCTTCACGGCGTTCTGGGCCTACATCGGCTTCTCCCAGTTCCTGCTGGTGTGGATCGCCAACATCCCGGAAGAGGCCCCCTGGTACGGCCTGCGCATGTACGGCCCGTGGCGCGGCGTCTCCTACGTCATCTTCTTCGGCCACTTCGTGCTGCCGTTCTTCACGCTGCTGTCACGCAAGCTGAAGGAGAAGCCGGGGACCCTGGCGGTGGCCGCCACCTACCTGCTTCTCATGCACGCCGTGGACCTGTATTGGCTCATCTGGCCGGCGTTCTCCGGTGAGGCCGGTCCGACCTTCCACTGGACGATTCTCACGGCCTTCGTGGGCGTGGGCGGGGTCTCGGTGGGCTACGCCCTGTTCCGGGCGCGCGGTCGGTACACCTTCCCGGTGAAGGACCCCTACATCGCGGAGTCCCTGAGGTACGTGCAGCCATGAAGAAGACCCAGTCCGAAGTCGAATCGCGGGTCATCGTCGGCGCGCATGGCGTCGCGGCCGAGGAAGACCACCTCGTCATGGGGAAGGTCGTCGGCGTCGGCGTGGGCGCCATGGTCCTCTTCCTCGTGGGCGCGGTGTGGGCCTGGCGCATCCAGGTCGTCACCATGGAGGACGCGCAGCCGGACGGGCCTCCTCCCCGCCCCGCCGCGGTGGGCCAGTACGAGGTCGGCATCGTGAACCAGCGCCTGTTCGAACAGGACTGGCGCGCGACGGAGAAGCTGGGTGGCCAGCACCAGGCGCTGAAGAACGGCTGGGGTGACCAGCCGGGCGTCGCCGCCCACAAGCCGCTGGAGCAGGCCATGGACCAGGTCATCGCGACCGAGGCCCAGAAGGCCCGCGAGCCGGCTCCGGCCCCCGCTCCCGCCCCGCAGCAGGCCCCGGCGCCCGCGCCCCACGCGGCGCCCCCGGCCCCGGCCCCGAAGAAGTAGGCTCCCACCCGCTCCTCCTGCCCCCGAGCTGTCCCGCCCCATGCCGTCCCTCTTCCCGCATTGCTCCGCCCGCGCCGCCGGGCTCCTCGCGGCGCTCGCGCTGGTGCTCACCAGCGCCACGCCCGCGTTCGCCCTGCCGGGTGGAGGCAAGACGCCCCGCGCCATCGTGGAGGCGGACTCCGACCTGCCCCCGCCGGTGACGGGCGTGGACGTGGAGGAGCACCTGGGGGAGCCGCTCCCCCTGGAGACGCGCCTGGTGGACTCCAATGGGGAGGAGGTGCGGCTGGGCACGCTGCTGTCCAAGACGCGCCCCACCCTGCTCACGCTCGTCTATTACGAGTGCCCCATGCTCTGTAACCTCGTCATCAACGAGCAGGTCCGCGTGATGCGCGAGCTGGGCCTGGAGCTGGGCAAGGACTACGAGGCCGTCACCGTCAGCATCGACCCCAAGGACACCCCGGCGCAGAGCGCCGAGCGGCGTCGCAAGTATCTGCAGTCCATGGGCAAGCCGGAGACGGCCCCCTGGCACTTCCTCACCGGCACCGACGAGAACATCCACAAGCTCGCCGACGCCGTGGGCTTCAAGTACACGTATGAACCGAGCACGAAGCAGTACGCCCACCCCGCGGTGGTCACCGTGCTCACCCCGGAGGGGAGCATCTCCCGCTACCTCTACGGCACGTCGTTCGACCGCAAGGACGTGAAGCTTTCGCTGCTGGAAGCAGCGGGCGGTCGGGTCGGGACGAGCGTCGATCGCATCGTCATGTCCTGTTTCAAGTATGACACCGCCACGCGGCGGTACGGTTTCTACATCTTCGGGTTCATCCGCCTGGGCTCCCTGGCTGTCTTTGGCGCCCTGGCCACGATGCTGATCTATTTCTGGAGGCGCGAGCTGAAGAAAGGCGCGACTACATGAGCGACCTGGCCAACCAATTCCTGTTCCTCCCGGAGCGCGCGTCCACGTTCGCGGAACGGGTCGACTTCCTGCACTACTTCGTCGTCGGCACGACGATGGTGATGTCCGCGGGCGTCGGCCTCGCGGCGCTCTTCATGTTCTTCCGCTACCGTCGGCGGGAGGCCCACCAGCACACGGAATACGTGGTGCCGGACCTGAAGACGGAGTTCCTCTTCGTGTCCGTCCCGCTGGTGTTCTTCCTGGCGTGGTTCGCCATCGGGTTCCGGGACTTCACCTGGTACACCACCCCGCCCAAGGACTCGATGGATGTCTACGTCATGGGCAAGCAGTGGATGTGGAAGTTCTCCTACCCGGAGGGCCCCAACGGCGTGAACGTGTTGCACGTGCCGGCACACCGCCCGGTGCGCCTGCTCATCACGTCCCGCGACGTCATCCACTCCTTCTTCGTCCCGTCCTTCCGCATCAAGATGGACGCGCTGCCGGGCCGCTACACGCAGGCCTGGTTCGAGGCGACGAAGCCCGGCACGTACCAGGTGCTCTGCACCGAGTACTGCGGCCTGTCGCACTCGAAGATGCTGGCGGAGGTCGTCGTGCTCGCGCCGGAGGACTACGAGAACTGGCTGAAGGAGCAGCAGCGCGGCCGCCTGCAGGACCGGCAGGACGCGCTGGCGGACACGTCGCTCGTGCCGCCCGCCGCCCGCATGGCCGAGCAGGGCCAGAAGCTGGTGGGCACGCAGGGCTGCCTCAAGTGCCACTCGGTGGACGGCTCGAAGCACATCGGCCCCACCTTCCTGGGTCTCTACGAGCGCAACGAGAAGCTCGAGGACGGCCAGAACATCCGCGTGGATGAAGCCTACATCACCCAGTCGATGATGGACCCGGGCGCGCACATCGTCGCCGGCTACCAGAACGTGATGCCGACCTACCAGGGCAAGCTGCAGGGCCCCGAGTCGGCCGCCATCGTCGAGTACATCAAGACGCTGCGCACCGCGAACGTGCGCGAGACCGCTTCCGAGGGCCCCGCCTATGACCCCATCCAGTAGCATCGCCGCGCCGGGGGCCGTTCCCGGCCATGAGGCGACCGACGACCACGGCCACCACCCGAGCTATCTGACGGACGGCACCACGGTGAAGTCGTGGCTGCTGACGGTGGACCACAAGCGCATCGGCATCATGTACATGGCGTGGATCCTGCTCTTCTTCCTGGTGGGCGGCATCTTCGCGCTGCTCATCCGGATCGAGCTGCTCACGCCGGGCCCGACCATCATGGACGCGATGACGTACAATCGCGTCTTCACGCTGCATGGCATCGTCATGATCTTCTTGTTCATGATCCCTGCCATCCCGGCCATCTTCGGCAACTTCCTCCTGCCGCTGATGCTGGGCGCCAAGGACGTGGCCTTCCCCCGCCTGAACCTGCTGTCGCTCTACGTGTACTTGGCCGGCGCGGGCTTCGCGCTCTGGGGCATGCTCAACGGCGGCCTGGACACGGGCTGGACCTTCTACACGCCGTACAGCGCGCACACGACGACCACGGTGGCGCCGGTGCTCTTCGGCGCGTTCATCATCGGGTTCAGCTCCATCCTCACGGGCATGAACTTCATCGTCACCACGCACACCATGCGCGCGCCGGGCATCACCTGGTTCAAGATGCCGCTGATGGTGTGGGCGCTCTACGCCACCAGCTGCATCCAGGTGCTGGCGACGCCGGTGATTGGCCTGCTGCTCCTGCTGGTGACGGCGGAGAACCTGTTCAGCCTGGGCATGTTCGACGTGGCCCGCGGCGGTGACCCGGTGCTCTTCCAGCACCTGTTCTGGTTCTACAGCCACCCGGCCGTGTACATCATGGTGCTGCCGGCGTTCGGCGTGATGAGCGAGATCGTCTCCGCCTTCAGCCGCAAGAACATCTTCGGCTACCGCGCGGTGGCGTACTCGAGCGTGGGCATCGCGTTCGTGGGCTTCTTCGCCTGGGGCCACCACATGTTCGTGTCCGGCCAGTCCACCTTCAACGCCGGCGTGTTCGGCGTGCTGTCGATGCTGGTGGGCGTGTTCACGGCCATCAAGGTCTTCAACTGGGTGGGCACGGTCTACAAGGGCGCGGTGGAGTTCAGCACCCCGTTCGCCTACTTCTGCGGCTTCCTGTTCTTCACCGTGTTCGGTGGCATGACGGGCATCGCGGTGGCGACGGTGTCGCTGGACGTGCCCTGGCACGACACCTACTTCGTCGTGGCGCACTTCCACTTCATCATGGTGGGCGCGACGATCATGGCCTTCCTGGCCGCGCTCCACTACTGGTTCCCGAAGATGTTCGGGAAGATGTACCACGAGGGGTGGGGCCTGGTGTCCGCGGCGCTCATCATCCTGGGCTTCAACGCGACGTTCATCCCCCAGTTCCTCGTGGGCAACGCGGGCATGCCGCGCCGCTACTACGAGTACCCGGAGCGCTTCCAGGCGCTGAACGTGGCGTCCACGGCCGGTGCGTCGCTGCTCGCGTTCGGGTTCATCATCATCGCGGTGTACCTGACGTACGCGCTCATCTACGGCGAGCGCGTGGACAACCCGTGGAACAGCAAGGGCTACGAGTGGCTGACGCTGTCCCCTCCGCCCACGCACAACTTCATTGGCCCGCAGCCGACGTATCCCGAGGAGCCGCACTTCTACGTGGATCCGAAGAAGGCCGAGGGCGAGGTGTCGGATGTCTAGCGCGCACGTGACGCCGGGCTCGGTGCCCGGTCCCAAGCTGGCCGCCCACTTCGCGTCGCTGGAGGTCCAGAAGCACGCGGCGCGGCTGGGCATGTGGCTGTTCCTCGCCACGGAAATCCTGCTCTTCGCGGGTCTGTTCGCGTGCTACGCGGCCTACCGCTTCCTGTTCCCGGAAGCGTGGGCGGCCTCCAGCCGCAGCCTTGACCTGACGATGGGCACCATCAACACGGTGGTCCTCATCACCTCCTCGTTCACCGCCGCCATGGCGGTGCACTACGCCAAGGAGGGGAAGAACAAGATGGTGGGGCACATGAACGTGCTCACCCTCCTGATGGCGATGGGCTTCCTCGTCATCAAGTTCTTCGAGTACAAGCACAAGTTCCACATCGGGACGCTGCCGGGCCGCTACTACTTCTACGAAGGCATCCAGCTGCCGGGCGCGCCGCTGTACTTCACGGTGTACTTCGCCTCCACCGCGCTGCACGCGCTGCACGTCGTCATCGGCATGACGGTGCTCGCGTTCGCCACGGTGCGCGCGTACCGCGTCGGGGACTTCAGCGCGAACAACTACACGCAGGTCGAGCTGGGCTCCATGTACTGGCACCTCGTCGACCTGGTGTGGATCTTCCTCTTCCCGATGCTGTACCTGGTCTGAGGGTTACGACATGGCCATCGCCAACGAATCGCATCAGGAAGAGCACAACATGCAGGAGCACCACGGCGCCGGGCGCTACGTGGTCATCTGGGTCGTCCTGCTGGTGCTCACGCTCGTCACGGTCTTCACCGGCCGCATGCACCTGCCCAGCTTCGGCCTGCTGCTGGCGCTCGTCATCGCCAGCGTGAAGGGCACGCTCGTCGCGCTGTACTTCATGCACCTGTCGGAGCACCAGGGCGCCAACCGCCTGGTCTTCGGCGTGTCCATCGTGTTCGTGGTGCTGCTCATCGGCTTCACGCTGATGGACTTCGGCACCCGCTTCCGGCTGGCCAACCCCCCGGGGTCGCAGTACAGCGACCTCCAGGCGGTGGACATCGGCGCGAACCCGACGGAAGGCCGCACGGGTGGGCACCAGCAGATCCAGAAGCAGGGACACGAAACGCACGAGTAGTCCCCGCTTCCTCGCGGTCCCCTGAAGCACGAACGCGGCGCCCGGGTTTCTTCCCTGGCGCCGCGTCGCTTTTGCGGGCGGTGTGGAGACTACAGGGCGACGGTCAGGTTGAAGGAGAGCGCCGTGTCGGTGGACACCTTGCCCGGGGGCGGCGCGCTGTCGGTCTTCACGAGGAAGCCCACGCCCAACGCCAGCGCGTCGGTGAGGTTCGCCATCACCTGCGTCTGGCTGCTGAAGAGGATGCGCGAGTCGCTGATGACGCTGACCAGGATCTCCGCCTCTTCCTGGAAGGTGATGTCCTTGGAGACGCCGTAGCGGAACAGGGCGCCGAAGCGCGGACCGCCCAGGTCCACGTTCGGCAGGTCCACGCGATTGGGGTAGTACTGGAAGCGCAGCTCGCGTGCGTAGCGGAAGGCGAAGTCGGTGCGCAGGACGGTCTCGCGCACGCTGGTCTTCTCGTCCCGCTTGGTGTCGAACCAGAAGATGCTGGCGCCGGCTTCACCGTAGGGCCGCGCCTCGATGCTCTTGATGTGGTCCGTGTCGACGCCGGTCAGCAGGTAGCCGCTGATCTCCTGCGTGAAGCGGCGGTCCCCGCGCAGCTCGATGCCGGCGTTGAGGGCCACCACCTGGGACAGGGACTCCACCTCCCCCTCCACCTCGGGCGGGCGGCTGCGGCCGTACGCACCGTAGGCCTTCACGGAGTAGATCCAGTGCTCCGTCTTGCGCAGCGCGCTCGCCAGGCCACTCACCGTCAGCGTGGACGCGTTGCCCGTGAGGGAGATGAGGCTCAAGCCCACGCTGACGTCCCAGACGCTGGGCTTCGCCGGGGCCGCGGCAGCGACTTCGGGAGCGGGCGCGGGGGGCGGCGGCGGGGCGATGGGCGCGCGCGCGGTCACTTCGGCCAGGCGCTCGATGGCCTCCGCGAGCCGGGCGCTGGCCTCGGCGGCGCGCTCGGCGGCGACGGCGGCGCGCTCCGCTGCCACGGCGGCGCGCTCGGCGGCGGGGGCGTCCGCGGGGAGCGCGGGCGGCGCGGGCGGCGCCGGAGCGCGCGCGGAGGCCGGAGGCGGGGGGGCGGCGGGACGCGGGGCGGGCGCCGGCGTCTGGGATTGCAGTGACGAGGCGAGCAGCAGTGCAACGGGGAGCATCGAGGTTCCTTGAGGTGAGGCAGGTGCGGCAACGGACCTGCAAGGGAGCGTGGAGGGCCGGCTCCCATTCCGGCGCGAACTTCTTAGCGCATGCGGGACAGGGAGCGTCCTGACCTTCTAGGCTCGAAGTGCGGGTCGTCCCTGGACCCGGTACGTGAGGACCCGCCCTTGAGGCCCACCCTGCTGCCGCTGTTGTTCGCGCTGTCGTTGTGGCCCGCCGTCACCCCGGCGGCGCAGAAGGTCACCGTGCCGGTGGACGTGGGCGTGGGGCCGGCGGTGTTCGTCTTCTCCGGTCCCATCGCGGACGACCAGCTCCTGCACACGGGGCTGAAGCTGTCGGTGGACGCTGTGCTGGACAGGGAGTGGCTGCGCAAGAACCAGCGCGCCATCCCCGCGCGCTACCGCAAGCAGGCGAAGCAGATGGACGAGATCCGCATCTCTCCGTCCATCTTCATCCCGGACTCGTTCATCATCTCGCCGAAGTATCGCGACACGGGGATGTACGGCGTGACGTTCAAGCCGCTGGGGCTGGGGCTGCCGCTGTCGTCCAGCCCGGTGCGCTTCAAGCTGGGCGTGGGGCTGGTGTTGACGTACGCGTACATCTTCTCCGACACGCTGCCGGACACGCACTTCCTGCGGCCCGGGGCCAGCCTGGGCGCGGACCTGGAGTTCCAACTGGCGAAGAGCTTCCTCGTCAGCGTGGGCTGGGAGTCCACCTTCTACGTGCCGCAGGAGCTGGGCGGGCTGGGACTGCCGGACTCGCTGGGGGACGGCATCTTCCACGTGGGGCAGGCGTACCTGCAGCTGCACTTCCGGTTCCCATACACCACGACGCTGTAGCGCTCGCGCGAAGGCGGGACGCGCGTCTAGCGTGCGCGGCACCATGTCCCTCGTCCTCGCCACCGACGCACAGAAGGCACAGCGCGACGCCGTCACCCATGCCGCGTGGGGTTCGCCCCTGAGCGTGCCGCAGTACCAGGAGCGCGAAGCGCGGCTGCGCGCGCACCCGTGGTGCCGCGAGGGCATGAACACCTGGCTGTGGCTGGCGGACGACGGCCGGGTGCTGGCGTCGTGCGAGACCTTCCACACGGACAGCTTCCTCCGGGGCGCGGAGGGACAGCCCACGCCGGGGGACAGCTACGCCATCGCCAGCGTCTTCACCGAGGAGCACCTGCGCGGCCGGGGACACGCCACGCGGTTGATGGACGCCGTGGCCGCGGAGCTGGAGCAGGTGTCACCGCGTCCGCACTCGGTGGTCCTCTTCTCCGACGTGGGGGCGCCGCTGTACCGCCGGTCTGGCTACGTGGAGGTGCCCGCGTGGGACTGGCACCTGGACGCGGTCGACGCGCCTGGGGGACGGCCCGTGGACGGCGGGCTCCAGGAGACGGACGTGGCGGCGGCGCTCGCGCGGATGCGCCAGCCGGACGTGCCCTTCTTCCTGTGGCCCAGCGCCGCGCAGGTGGACTGGCACCTGGAGCGGGAGCGCATCTACGCGGAGCTGCTGGCGCGGCCCCGGCCGCGGACGTGCGGCGCGGTGGTGGGCGAGTCCACGGCGCTGTGGGTGATGAACGCGCGCTACGGCGAGCTGGTGGTGTTGCTGATGGATGCGCGGGACGCCTCCTCGGCGGAGGCGCTGCTCACGGAGGCGCGCGGCGTGGCGCATCACGCGGGGCTCAAGCGCGTGGTGTGGTGGGAGGAGCCCGCGACGGCGCCCCTGCTCACGGGGGTGCCCGGCGCGGTGCGCGTGCAGCGGGACGGGTCGCTGCCCATGCTGCGCCCGCTGCGCCCGGGCCTGCCTCCCGCGCCGGAGGTCCCCTTCCCTCGCGCCCTCTGGGTGTGAGCCGTGCGGCCAGCCCGGTGAGCGCCTGGAGCGGGGCCGCTCGCACGAGGGCAGGCTCGTGGCGCCGGCCCGGTGG
This genomic stretch from Corallococcus caeni harbors:
- a CDS encoding cytochrome C oxidase subunit IV family protein, encoding MAIANESHQEEHNMQEHHGAGRYVVIWVVLLVLTLVTVFTGRMHLPSFGLLLALVIASVKGTLVALYFMHLSEHQGANRLVFGVSIVFVVLLIGFTLMDFGTRFRLANPPGSQYSDLQAVDIGANPTEGRTGGHQQIQKQGHETHE
- a CDS encoding SCO family protein, whose product is MPSLFPHCSARAAGLLAALALVLTSATPAFALPGGGKTPRAIVEADSDLPPPVTGVDVEEHLGEPLPLETRLVDSNGEEVRLGTLLSKTRPTLLTLVYYECPMLCNLVINEQVRVMRELGLELGKDYEAVTVSIDPKDTPAQSAERRRKYLQSMGKPETAPWHFLTGTDENIHKLADAVGFKYTYEPSTKQYAHPAVVTVLTPEGSISRYLYGTSFDRKDVKLSLLEAAGGRVGTSVDRIVMSCFKYDTATRRYGFYIFGFIRLGSLAVFGALATMLIYFWRRELKKGATT
- the coxB gene encoding cytochrome c oxidase subunit II, with protein sequence MSDLANQFLFLPERASTFAERVDFLHYFVVGTTMVMSAGVGLAALFMFFRYRRREAHQHTEYVVPDLKTEFLFVSVPLVFFLAWFAIGFRDFTWYTTPPKDSMDVYVMGKQWMWKFSYPEGPNGVNVLHVPAHRPVRLLITSRDVIHSFFVPSFRIKMDALPGRYTQAWFEATKPGTYQVLCTEYCGLSHSKMLAEVVVLAPEDYENWLKEQQRGRLQDRQDALADTSLVPPAARMAEQGQKLVGTQGCLKCHSVDGSKHIGPTFLGLYERNEKLEDGQNIRVDEAYITQSMMDPGAHIVAGYQNVMPTYQGKLQGPESAAIVEYIKTLRTANVRETASEGPAYDPIQ
- a CDS encoding cytochrome c oxidase subunit 3 family protein — encoded protein: MSSAHVTPGSVPGPKLAAHFASLEVQKHAARLGMWLFLATEILLFAGLFACYAAYRFLFPEAWAASSRSLDLTMGTINTVVLITSSFTAAMAVHYAKEGKNKMVGHMNVLTLLMAMGFLVIKFFEYKHKFHIGTLPGRYYFYEGIQLPGAPLYFTVYFASTALHALHVVIGMTVLAFATVRAYRVGDFSANNYTQVELGSMYWHLVDLVWIFLFPMLYLV
- a CDS encoding DUF481 domain-containing protein, encoding MLPVALLLASSLQSQTPAPAPRPAAPPPPASARAPAPPAPPALPADAPAAERAAVAAERAAVAAERAAEASARLAEAIERLAEVTARAPIAPPPPPAPAPEVAAAAPAKPSVWDVSVGLSLISLTGNASTLTVSGLASALRKTEHWIYSVKAYGAYGRSRPPEVEGEVESLSQVVALNAGIELRGDRRFTQEISGYLLTGVDTDHIKSIEARPYGEAGASIFWFDTKRDEKTSVRETVLRTDFAFRYARELRFQYYPNRVDLPNVDLGGPRFGALFRYGVSKDITFQEEAEILVSVISDSRILFSSQTQVMANLTDALALGVGFLVKTDSAPPPGKVSTDTALSFNLTVAL
- a CDS encoding GNAT family N-acetyltransferase, giving the protein MSLVLATDAQKAQRDAVTHAAWGSPLSVPQYQEREARLRAHPWCREGMNTWLWLADDGRVLASCETFHTDSFLRGAEGQPTPGDSYAIASVFTEEHLRGRGHATRLMDAVAAELEQVSPRPHSVVLFSDVGAPLYRRSGYVEVPAWDWHLDAVDAPGGRPVDGGLQETDVAAALARMRQPDVPFFLWPSAAQVDWHLERERIYAELLARPRPRTCGAVVGESTALWVMNARYGELVVLLMDARDASSAEALLTEARGVAHHAGLKRVVWWEEPATAPLLTGVPGAVRVQRDGSLPMLRPLRPGLPPAPEVPFPRALWV
- a CDS encoding cytochrome c oxidase subunit I yields the protein MTPSSSIAAPGAVPGHEATDDHGHHPSYLTDGTTVKSWLLTVDHKRIGIMYMAWILLFFLVGGIFALLIRIELLTPGPTIMDAMTYNRVFTLHGIVMIFLFMIPAIPAIFGNFLLPLMLGAKDVAFPRLNLLSLYVYLAGAGFALWGMLNGGLDTGWTFYTPYSAHTTTTVAPVLFGAFIIGFSSILTGMNFIVTTHTMRAPGITWFKMPLMVWALYATSCIQVLATPVIGLLLLLVTAENLFSLGMFDVARGGDPVLFQHLFWFYSHPAVYIMVLPAFGVMSEIVSAFSRKNIFGYRAVAYSSVGIAFVGFFAWGHHMFVSGQSTFNAGVFGVLSMLVGVFTAIKVFNWVGTVYKGAVEFSTPFAYFCGFLFFTVFGGMTGIAVATVSLDVPWHDTYFVVAHFHFIMVGATIMAFLAALHYWFPKMFGKMYHEGWGLVSAALIILGFNATFIPQFLVGNAGMPRRYYEYPERFQALNVASTAGASLLAFGFIIIAVYLTYALIYGERVDNPWNSKGYEWLTLSPPPTHNFIGPQPTYPEEPHFYVDPKKAEGEVSDV